A genomic window from Nicotiana sylvestris chromosome 11, ASM39365v2, whole genome shotgun sequence includes:
- the LOC104233745 gene encoding uncharacterized protein C12G12.07c, translated as MASTPASELSDGPVLSVINKRLRALRKKYNRIVQMEESLSKGKTLNKEQEETFRSKSAVLAGIDELEKLRQPLAAAVAEEINLAVEQQRQVPPSESAVDTPIDDSNIKGECVEDLLNLLYFGSLFDVKSLQQSDLTATMLTRTMERACCLSYDCMPEDESTDDVMDLLGERDLDLISMLSGLLVSRPVNSPLSHKHALQKCTEHAKLWLSKSDQPIEPNSDATYAGLRSKLDKIIGSLYFTVDPVKVDAAAGKYGSYPVPVEEHVEVVPVDVPLQVETPNVQYEQKEEDAASSEAVESNEIHASNVELQQGEQGDNMSEQFAEPEEVAPETEGVDNLKDADFNRQQSVPQRSYQNYRGNRGGSGGGRRGNSNGRGGRGRGGSYQNGRSQYYDQSGNYHQRNHFNNYRGRGGRGTGGGGGSYNNYASGDHAGSFSAEV; from the exons ATGGCATCTACACCAGCATCAGAACTCTCCGATGGGCCGGTACTCAGCGTGATCAACAAGCGCCTCCGTGCTCTTCGCAAGAAATACAACCGTATTGTCCAAATGGAAGAATCTCTATCCAAAGGCAAAACCCTCAACAAAGAACAAGAGGAAACTTTCCGCTCCAAATCCGCTGTCCTCGCCGGCATTGACGAGCTCGAGAAGCTTCGTCAGCCACTCGCAGCAGCCGTCGCTGAAGAAATCAACCTCGCCGTTGAACAACAACGCCAAGTTCCGCCGTCAGAGTCCGCTGTCGATACACCTATTGATGATTCTAATATCAAAGGAGAATGTGTTGAGGATTTACTTAATCTGTTGTACTTTGGTAGCCTGTTTGACGTGAAGTCGTTGCAGCAGAGTGATTTAACAGCGACGATGCTGACGAGGACTATGGAGAGGGCGTGTTGTTTGAGCTACGACTGTATGCCGGAGGATGAATCGACTGACGACGTGATGGATCTGTTAGGCGAAAGAGATTTGGATTTGATTTCGATGCTTAGCGGTTTGCTTGTTTCACGCCCTGTTAACTCTCCCTTGTCACACAAGCACGCCCTTCAGAAATGTACTGAGCATGCTAAGCTATGGCTTTCGAAGTCTGATCAGCCCATCGAACCCAATTCCGATGCTACTT ATGCGGGGCTGAGATCAAAGCTGGACAAGATCATTGGTTCACTATATTTTACCGTAGACCCTGTTAAAGTGGATGCAGCTGCTGGTAAATATGGGTCTTATCCAGTGCCAGTAGAAGAGCATGTGGAGGTTGTGCCTGTCGACGTACCGCTGCAAGTGGAAACACCAAATGTGCAGTATGAGCAGAAG GAGGAAGATGCTGCAAGTTCTGAAGCAGTTGAAAGTAACGAAATTCACGCTAGCAATGTGGAACTGCAGCAG GGGGAGCAGGGTGACAACATGTCTGAACAATTTGCTGAACCAGAAGAAGTCGCACCTGAGACGGAAGGTGTTGATAATTTGAAGGATGCAGATTTCAATCGGCAACAATCTGTTCCCCAGAGGTCTTATCAGAACTACAGGGGTAATCGTGGTGGGAGTGGGGGTGGCCGTCGTGGAAACTCCAATGGCCGTGGAGGACGTGGCAGGGGAGGGTCCTACCAGAATGGCCGTAGTCAATACTACGACCAATCTGGTAACTACCACCAGAGGAACCATTTTAATAACTATAGGGGAAGGGGTGGCAGGGGTACAGGTGGTGGCGGCGGGAGTTACAATAATTATGCTTCAGGTGATCATGCAGGCAGTTTCTCTGCTGAAGTATGA